The genomic window AGTGACTGAAATGTTTAATGTTAACGCATCACAGATCCGTTTTTACGAGAAGGAATTCGACATCCTACAGCCCAAGAAAAATAAAATAAGGCAACCGTCTTTTTACTCCAGAAGACATTGAAAACCTAAAGATCATTTTCAACCTTGTTGATGAAAAAGGATTTACATTAAAAGGTGCCAAAGACTATTTAAAGAATAATAAAACAGGCGTTAGAGAGAATCAAAAAATTATAGATTCACTAGAAAAACTGAAAGGTTTTTTGGTAAACCTGGCAGAGGAACTGTAAAATTCTATTTCCTATATAATTATCGATTTTTTTGTGTTACTCTTCTGTAATTAGAAAAATACATTTTTTGTAGTTTTTTGATTATTTTCCTATATTAGCAAAACCAAAACATCAATCACCCCTATTTTTTTAACTGGTATAACCCCTGCTTATGAAAATATGGTATGTATTGTTGCTTGTCTTTTTCCTCTATTTTTTATTCTCCCAAAACCATTTGGGTGACTATTTATTTACAATAGTTAATCATTTCTTTCTTCGAGAAAATCCTTTTGGAATTATATTGATCTCTAACAGAGAAATGATAACTGCATGGGCTGTTAACCTTTATGATAAATTTCTAATTGGAGGTGGCTATGCGGTTTAAGAGCTTAATTGTTGCATTTGTAATGATCGGATTCATGGCAAATGCTCAAATCAATACTGAGGAAACAGATACACGTGATATTTTGGAGAGTATGGCCGAAAACCTCCCCGATGATTACGATATGACCGAACTTATTGACGTATTGGAGAAATATCGCAGACATCCAATTAATCTGAATCGAACTTCAGTTGAAGAATTAAAGACCTTGGTTTTCCTATCCCCATTACAGATTAGTAATTTCTTTACACATATAAAGGAAAATGGTCAGCTTACAGATGTGCTGGAATTACAAAGTATTAGCGGTTTTGATATTAAAACTGTGCATAATCTCCTCCCATTTGTAACATTGACCAATATCGCTGAATACCAGCAGCTCAATTTTAAGAACATCATACATGCTGGTGAAAATGATTTGATGATGCGCTTTGCGCAGACCCTACAAAAACAAAAAGGTTATACAGATTTACCTGGGAACCGATATTTAGGTTCGCCGGAAAGATTTCAGATGCGCTACAGATATCATTATAGCTCTATTCTATCGGCAGCCATTACTTTAGACAAAGATGCTGGTGAAAAATTTATAGGCAAGCCTTTCGATTTTTATTCTGGCAATATCGCACTATTCAAATTGGGAAAGCTAAAAAAACTGGTAGTTGGCGATTATACATTGCAATTTGGGCAGGGCTTAACATTATGGTCGGGTTTTTCTTTTGGCAAGGGTCCTGATGTAACCAGCGTAGCTAAAAAAGATTTAGGTTTAAGGCCTTATAACTCCACTAACGAATATTCTTTTTTTAGAGGAAGTGCAGCAACGATTAACTTATTTAAAAATGTAGACATTACCCCTTTTGTTTCGTTCCGCAATCTTGATGCTAGCCAAAAATTAGATTCAGAAGGAAATTTAGTTCAGGCCACCATTAATCAAACTGGTTTACATAGAACCCCTACTGAGATTAAGAATAAAGGTGTTTTAGCGCAAAGCGTATTTGGTACTACGGTTCAATATGCCAAAAATGAATTTGCTATTGGTGCAATTGCTTACCATACTTATTATAAGAACCGTTTTATTACACAAACAGCAGCTTATGATCGATATAGTTTCACAGGCACAGCGCTAACCAATTTGGGGTTGTTTTACAATTATACATATAAAAATATGTACATCTATGGCGAGGCCGCCAAGGGTTTAGGTGGTGGCATTGCCTATATTAACGGTGTCCTCATTAGTTTGTCACCAACCGTTTCTGCTGCTTTAACTTATCGCGATTATGCCAAAGATTATCATAGTTTCTTTAATCAGGCAGTATCCGAATCGAGCGAAGCCGTAAATGAAAAAGGATTATATGCTGGCTTAAATATTAATCCCAATAAACAATGGACCTTTTCTTTCTATGGTGATTATTTTCGGTTCTCGTGGTTAAAATACCGTGTTGATGAGCCATCAAAAGGTTACGAAATTTTAACCCAAGCCGTTTATACACCAAACAAAACCTTTAAAGTTTTAGTCCGATTTAAAACAGAGCATAAACAACAAAATACGGATTTAGATGTGCCTCTAAACTTTTTAGATAATGTAAAAAGAGAGGGTTATCGGGCAGAGGCAAGCTGGCAATTGAATAATAATTGGCGCTTCCAAAACAGGTTAGAGATTTCACAATATAAAAAAGGTAGTGCTAATAGAGAATTTGGTTATCTCGTTTATCAGGATGTAGACTATTCGCCAATGTTCGCTAAGCTAACAGGAAATGTAAGATTTGCCTATTTCAATACCCCAAGTTATAACAGCAGAATTTATGCCTATGAAGATGATGTTTTGTACAGTTTTGCTTTCGGAATGTATAATTGGAAAGGTTTTAGGACTTATTTCAACCTGAAATACAGTATAGTTAAGAAGCTAAATGTTTGGGTTCGATATGGGTTGTTTGTTTATAAGGACGTAGAAACAGTAGGTACTTACCTGGATGAAATTCAGGGCAATAAAAAATCGGAAGTTAAAATTCAGCTACGCTATCAATTTTAAACAATGTTTAAGTCCGAATATGTTTTTGTCAGGATCCTGTTTCCTTTTCTCTTAGGTATTTGCGTTTTTTATTTTTTTCCAAAAAGCGTATACATTCAATTGTGGGCTTCAGTCCTATTTGTCGTTTTACTGATCATTTTATTGTTGAATATTACTTATAAAAGATTAAATGTTTACCGGTACAAGGGAGCTGTTGGTATTTTAATTTTTATACTTTTCTTCAGCCTTGGCGGTTTACTTTGCTTGCTCCATAACGAAAGTTTAAACCAAAATTACTTTGCAAAAATGCAGTGCAGCTATTTAAAAGTTTGGGTGAACAATGAACCTCAGAAAAGTAGCAACATCATACGTTTTAAAGCAAATGTAGTATCTGGATATCAAAAAGACAAACAGATCAGGTTGTCGGGGCAGATGCTTATTGCCGTAAAATTAGATAGTTTAAAACCTATTAAATTAAAGTATGGCGACGAAATCATGATCCCAGCTACATATAACGAAATAGAGCCCTCGTATAATCCTGCAGAATTTGATTTTAAAGCCTGGCTGGGCAGTCAGAATATTTATCATCAGGCATTTATGGATCAGGATCATATCGTTAGCAACAAAAATAACGTTGGTAATCCCGTTATAAAGATGGCTTTAAACTTAAGAGAAAAGCAGGTTGCAAAATACCGAAGCTTGATTAAAAGTGATGAAGCTTTTGCGGTGGCCTCTACCCTTATTTTAGGCTACCGTGCTGATTTAAGCAAAGAAACTTTATCGGCCTATTCTAAAACCGGAACTATTCATGCTTTATCTGTATCAGGAGCACATGTAGCCATTATTTATGTCGTTTTAGATTTTTTGTTCTTCTTTTTGAACAGGAATCGGGCGTTAAGGATTGTGAAGCTTTTGTTAATCTGTACTTTGATTTGGGGATATGCTTTGTTAACAGGATTATCACCTTCTGTGGTCCGCTCGGCTGTAATGATCAGCATTTTAATTACGGCTAAAGTTCTAT from Flavobacterium sp. W4I14 includes these protein-coding regions:
- a CDS encoding hypothetical protein (product_source=Hypo-rule applied; cleavage_site_network=SignalP-noTM; pfam=PF12836; superfamily=47781,56925), whose translation is MRFKSLIVAFVMIGFMANAQINTEETDTRDILESMAENLPDDYDMTELIDVLEKYRRHPINLNRTSVEELKTLVFLSPLQISNFFTHIKENGQLTDVLELQSISGFDIKTVHNLLPFVTLTNIAEYQQLNFKNIIHAGENDLMMRFAQTLQKQKGYTDLPGNRYLGSPERFQMRYRYHYSSILSAAITLDKDAGEKFIGKPFDFYSGNIALFKLGKLKKLVVGDYTLQFGQGLTLWSGFSFGKGPDVTSVAKKDLGLRPYNSTNEYSFFRGSAATINLFKNVDITPFVSFRNLDASQKLDSEGNLVQATINQTGLHRTPTEIKNKGVLAQSVFGTTVQYAKNEFAIGAIAYHTYYKNRFITQTAAYDRYSFTGTALTNLGLFYNYTYKNMYIYGEAAKGLGGGIAYINGVLISLSPTVSAALTYRDYAKDYHSFFNQAVSESSEAVNEKGLYAGLNINPNKQWTFSFYGDYFRFSWLKYRVDEPSKGYEILTQAVYTPNKTFKVLVRFKTEHKQQNTDLDVPLNFLDNVKREGYRAEASWQLNNNWRFQNRLEISQYKKGSANREFGYLVYQDVDYSPMFAKLTGNVRFAYFNTPSYNSRIYAYEDDVLYSFAFGMYNWKGFRTYFNLKYSIVKKLNVWVRYGLFVYKDVETVGTYLDEIQGNKKSEVKIQLRYQF
- a CDS encoding hypothetical protein (product_source=Hypo-rule applied; superfamily=48097; transmembrane_helix_parts=Inside_1_6,TMhelix_7_29,Outside_30_70) → MKIWYVLLLVFFLYFLFSQNHLGDYLFTIVNHFFLRENPFGIILISNREMITAWAVNLYDKFLIGGGYAV
- a CDS encoding DNA-binding transcriptional MerR regulator (product_source=COG0789; cath_funfam=1.10.1660.10; cog=COG0789; pfam=PF13411; superfamily=46955), whose product is MPYKERDINKMYYTMGEVTEMFNVNASQIRFYEKEFDILQPKKNKIRQPSFYSRRH